DNA from bacterium:
TTCCCGAAATAAAAGAACCTGCTCCGATAAAAGTCTCTACCAAAGATAAAGCCAAAAAAGATAAAGAAGAGGTATCCCGAAACCCTTCGGGATTACTTCTAACGGGACTTGCTCAGTTAGATAAATTTTCCAAGGAATTCCCCGAAAGCGAACATAAAGAGATTGTTGCTAAAAGAAAAGCGAAATTAGCGCAGGAACAGTATATTGAAGCGCGGGCTCAAAGCTTGTCAGGTAACTGGTATAAAACAGTCACAATCTACCGTAAAATCCTCAAATACGCCCCCGATACTGTATCCGCTAAACAGATACGGCAAGAGTTTGACCGACTGGAACAATTGAGAAGGAATGAAACAGGTTAATATTGGTTAATAAGAGTCCGCCACTAAAAATTGGCGAGACAGGGTTAACAACGGTTAATATAGGCAAAGTCCCCAAGTCTTGTTTTGTTTCCCCTCAGTCCGCCACCGATACAATGGCAAGACTAAACGGGGGGACAGGTCGTAAATCTAAACGGCTAAGGTTAATCCGCCAAGTTTGTCTCTTTATCTTATTTTTATCTGCTTTAAGTAATGAAACTTTCCACGAATGAACACCTGCCCAAATACCCAAAATCCACCCCGGAAAACTCTGCCAGCCAAAACCAATAAAAAGTATTGAACCTTGCATTGGGAAAAGAAGGAGTATGATTAAATCATAAATACAAACATAACTTATAATTATACATACCCAGACAAACAAAAACGAAATCGTTGCTACTATGTATTTCATTTTTTCACTTTCTTATTGCTACTACATTAAGAGCACCAGTAGGGTCTTTTGCTGTGTGGTTGTTGTATCTAAAAAGCATCGGGGGAAAGCCGGCTTTTTTTAGTTCGGACAGGATATCTTTCCAATGCGCGATATATCGCGTGGGAATATATTCCTTTCCTTGTATTGTTCTCAAACCCTGAAACTTGCCGTATTTTTTTGCCTCAATATAAATTACACTCCCCAGGATTTTTTGGTTCTTATACAGATTTGCAAAACTATGACGGTTGATAGGGGAGCACATGCTCATAAGGACAAAGATACCTTTCGGCTTTAAAATTTGGCGGATTTTGTGCAATACGGTTTTTCTATCCCGGCGGTTAGTAATGCAATGCAGGAATTGTCCGTCAACACAGAGGTCGTATTTACCCAAAGGTTTTGTGTCCATTGAGCAGAAGTCGTCGTTTATGTATTTTATCTTGAGTCCTTGGGATTGGGCTTTTGCCATTTTGATTGCGGTTTTGCTGATATCTATACCTGTGGTTGTGAATCCTTTTTTGGTTAGCCATCTGCTGATTGTTCCTGTGCCGCAACCAAGTTCGATTGCCTGTCCTTTTTTAGGCGCCCATGATTGTATAAAGATATCTTCCAAAAAGTGTTTATCGGGAGGGGAGATTGACCAAGGGGAGTTTCTTCGGAACCAGGATTTAATCCCATGGGACTTCATTTTTCTATATTCGTACTCATGTGCTTCATAAGATTTTCGCATTGTCGTATTTTATAAAAAATTATTTTCCCCCTCTTTCTTCCCCAGATTTACCCTACAAATCTAAACGGCTAAGGTTATCTCGCCGTAAGGCGGATAAACAAATATGTCAAATTAAACTAAACAACAAGATGCAAGTTACAATAACCAAACAAATTTCAATCTCCAAATTCCAAACAGTTTTATAATTGGTGATTGTTTGTCTCTTGTCTCTTGGTGTTTGGTTATTAACTCTTTTTCCTTCTCACTTTTTATCTCTGGTGCACATTCCTATTACTATTACCTATTCCCACCTCCGAGGTGGGAATGGGTAAGGGGTTTCGTATCATCTCCTTTTATAAATTATTTCAGTCCCTCTTTGCAAAAGAATACTGTATTTTAGTAGAATTATCTCTACTAAACAAGAAGTATAAAGGATAATAAAATATGAAAATATTGGTGATAGGTAGTGGCGGCAGAGAACACGCGTTGGTATGGAAAATTTCCCAAAGTCTATTGGTGCAAAAAATATATTGCGCGCCCGGAAACGGGGGGATAGGAAAACAAGCAGAGTGTGTTGATATTAAAGCGGATGACATAGATGGACTTAAAAATTTTGCTTTAAGTAAAGCCATAGATTTAACCGTGGTAGGTCCTGAAGTTGCGCTTGTAAAAGGTATAGTCGATGAATTTGAAAAAGTGGGTTTGAAAATCTTCGGACCTAATAAGAAAGCGTCACAACTTGAAGGAAGTAAAGTTTTTTCAAAAGAACTGATGAAGAAGTATCAAATTCCTACTGCAGAATTTAGGGTCTTTGAGGATTCAAAGGAAGCAATCTCTTACATGAAATCAAAAGAAATGCCGCTCGTTGTAAAAGCTGATGGATTAGCAGCCGGAAAAGGAGTTATTGTCTGCAAAACGCAGGGCGAAGCCGTTGATGCGGTTAAAAAAATAATGGAAGATAAAATCTTCGGGGATGCCGGCAAGAAAGTTGTAATTGAAGAATGTCTGGAAGGCGAAGAAGCATCAATACTTGCATTTACGGACGGTGAACACATTAAATTATTGCCGACTTCACAGGACCACAAGAGAATATATGACGATGACAAAGGTCCCAATACCGGCGGAATGGGGGCATATTCGCCTGCGCCAATTGTTAATGAAAATCTTTTACCTATAATAAGGAGAGACATTATAAAAAAGACCATAGACGGATTAAGAAAAGAAGGTATTGTTTATAAAGGAATTTTATACGCTGGACTTATGATAAAAGAAGGTGAGATAAAAGTGCTTGAATTCAATGTAAGATTTGGTGATCCGGAGACACAGGCAATTCTACCTAGAATGGGGTCGGATATTATTCAACCTATTATGGCTACGATTGATGGCAACTTAGATGATGTTGATTGCCAATGGAAAAAAGAATCTTGTGTATGCGTTGTTTTGGCTTCAGGTGGTTATCCCCTAAATTATCATAAAGGAAAAGTAATTAAAGTATTAGATAAAATCAAAGATTCTGAGAATATAATGGTATTTCACGCGGGGACGAAAAAATCAGACAGCGGAAATATAGTTACCGACGGAGGAAGAGTTCTTGGTGTAAGCGCGCTTGGTATGGATATAAAAGAAGCTATTGATAATGTTTATGATGCAGTAAACTACATCAGTTTTGAAAATATGTGTTACAGGAAAGATATAGGAAAGAAAGCATTTTTGTAACTAATTTCTGTGGTTTGCATTGACAACTCTTTAATAGCTAAGTTAACTGTTCCAACAAAATCGGAGTTTGCAAGAATTTACTCGATAGATTAGAATACCAGCAATGAAAACTTTAAAACTATTGTTTCTTATAATACTGTTTCAAATCGTGTTTGTTCTTAATGGTTCTGCGGCAATTATTGATTATATTGTCGCTACGGTAGACAAGGAAATAATTACATACTCCGAACTAAAAGAAAAATTGGCGATTGTTATAGAGCATTATCAAAAGGTTTATAGTGGAGACGATCTCGAAAACCGATTAAAGCAGGCAAGAGAAAGTATATTAAACGAAATAATAGAGGAGAAAATTCTGCTAATAAACGCGGAAAAGGAAAAGGTTAAAGTTACGGAAGAGGAAATTGAAAAAAATATTGAGGAATTCAAAAAAGAATTTTCTACGCCCGATGAATTTTACGCTGGGTTAAAAAAAGAAGGACTTACACTTGCCGAATTTAAAGAAAAAACAAAATCGAGAATAAAAATCGGTAAATTCATCAGATTGAATGTTTTCAGAGATATTAGAATTACAGAAGAAGAAATCACGAACTTCTACGAGGAGAACAAACCTGCGTTTTTAATGCCGGAACAGGTAAAAATTTCGCAGATTTTGATTAAAGATGAGAGTAATAATGAGGCAGGAAAAACAATAGAAGAAGTTTTTCAAAAACTAAAATCAGGAGAAGGTTTTTCTTCACTTGCAAAATCGTATTCCGAAGAGCCCAATGCTTCCGGTGGAGGAGATTTAGGTTTTGTCTATATTGAACAACTCCAACCACAGATTAGAAAAGCTCTTTTGGAACTCAAAGTAGGCGAATTCACAAAACCAATCCTTACTTCCGCAGGTTATCACATCATAAAACTGGAAGCCAAAAGACTTTCTCAATATGCGCCAATTTTAGAAGTAAAGGATTTGATTAGAAAAAAACTTTACGATTCTAAAGTAAGCGAAGTATATAGGAAATGGATGGAAAGCGCCAAAAAGAATATAGAGATAGCTATCTTTGGATAATAAGTTAAACCGTATAGAAAATATTCAAAATCTGTTAGGAACTCCGATGTAACGTTGGGGTAGGTCAACCCCGTTAGAGATTAAAAAGGAGATGCTACGAATTATCTCAGTACTTAAGAAAATAATAAGGGAAAATATTCAAAGGTTAAGTGTGGTTCACGGTCGCCATTTGGCGACTTATCTTTAACGAGGTCAAAGGATTTAATGGGAAAATTGTCTTAATAAGTAGAAGGATAGGTGGGATTATGAAGAACAAACTTAAATCTTCAATGAAGAATGAGGGGTTCACTCTGATAGAGCTTCTTGTAGTAGTAGCAATTATCGGAATTTTGGCTGCGGTGCTTCTTCCTGCATTGGGCAGGGCGCGTGAGATTACGGTGAGAACAAGATGTACAAACAACCTGCATCAGATAATGCTTATTAACATCATCTATGCGAACGATAATGATCAATATCTGCCGGGACCATCTGGCATTAGCTCGGGTAATGCAAGCGAAAGTGATGTCAAAGGAGGTTATCTTTATACAGGTGGTTATCTGACTAACCTCGACTATTGGAAATGTCCAAGTGCCCAAGCTCTATATCCAAATACTCAGGCTGGATATCCACGGGCGATTGACTATACTGTGAGCATGCCCGGATACTTTGTGCCATATAACCAAGCAAATAGCGCAGGTGGACTTGACGGCAACGGTATGATGACCTTTATCTCCAGCGACGAAATAACACCGAGCAGAACGCGGAAAATTACAACGTTTCCGGGGCCGAGCCAAACAGTGGTCTATGCTGAAGAGAACACGGGAAAGGTGCCAAGTGGGTGTTTTGGGTCGACTTACACAATCAATGACCCAACTTTATGTTGGGAAGATGTGGTTGAGCCGCGTCATATTGATAATTCTACTGCAGGATGTTTAGATGGACATGTGATTCTTATTCCATGTGCCCTATCGGGCTGTAAGGCTGGAGAATGTCTATATACCCAAAATTGTCCCAAGAGGATACAGCTGATGCCTCAATACTGCCCATTTTCTGGATGGACAGCTGGTGGTTATTGAATTTCTCCGTGCTAAGGCACGGGGTTTCTTAAACGATTTAGTCTTGTTATTTAATTTCCTTTTCTAAACTGACAATACATTCAAATAGCAGTTTACAAATTACTTTGTTTATATATAATACAAAAGATTGACCCAATCTCGGGTGATGCAAGGTATAGATATGGAGAAAATGGCCCCAAGCAGATACATTGTATGCCTGAATACTGTCCATCCCCTATAAACTTTATCTGGGGTTGTATATATGCTATAATTCCAACCGTTTTGTAATGAAAGGAGAAGCTGAAGATGTCTGACGCAGAGATGTTACTGTTTTCCGGTAATGCTAATAAGAAATTAGCCGAAGAAATAGCGCAGTATCTTGATATACCTCTATCCCCCATGGAAATAACTAATTTCGTGGATGGGGAGATATTTTTAAAGATACTGGAAAATGTGCGGGGGACGGATGCTTTTGTAATTCAGCCGACTTGTCCTCCCGTCAATGACAATATTATGGAGCTTTTGTTCATAATAGATGCTTTGAAGAGGGCATCGGCCAGAAGAATAACAGCGGTTGTTCCTTATTACGGATATGCAAGACAGGACAGGAAAACAGAACCACGCGTTCCTATTTCGGCTAAAGTGATAGCTAATATTTTGACGGTGGCAGGCGCAAGCAGGGTGCTTGTTATAGACTTGCATGTTGGACAAATTCAAGGGTTTTTTGATATTCCGGTAGACCATCTTTTTGCGGCTCCCTTAATGATAGATTATATAAAAAGAAAACGGTTGTCGGATTTGACTATTTTGTCTCCCGACACAGGTGGTGTGGAAAGAGCAAGAGCTTTTGCAAAAAGATTGGAAGCTTCTTTGGCTATCATAGATAAAAGAAGACCCGAAAGAAATGTGGCGGAATTAATGCACATCGTGGGCGATATTGAAGGCAGGAATGTAGTTATAGTTGATGATATGATAGACACCGGCGGAACGATTATTCAAGCCGCAGAAGCTATTAAAAAAAGCGGAGCTAAGGACGTATATGTTTGTAGCACGCACGGTGTTTTTTCTAAAGATGCGCTGAATAATTTACAGAAGTCGGTTTTGAAAGAAATTATTGTTACAAATACCATTCCTCAAAACAAGGAAAGCGAATATAGTAAGCTTCAAGTTCTTTCTATAGCGCCTTTATTAGGCGAAGCTATAAAAAGAATACATAACGAGAGTTCTGTAAGTTCTCTATTTGTTTAACACTTGATTGTAGGGATACAAGAAATATATCTAATGGGGGGTAATATTCATGAAGAAAGTTGACCTTGATGTTCAAGAAAGAAAAGAAACAGGTAAAGGCAAAGTAGGAAGATTAAGAAAAGCCGGTTTTGTTCCGGCTAT
Protein-coding regions in this window:
- a CDS encoding class I SAM-dependent methyltransferase, with product MEDIFIQSWAPKKGQAIELGCGTGTISRWLTKKGFTTTGIDISKTAIKMAKAQSQGLKIKYINDDFCSMDTKPLGKYDLCVDGQFLHCITNRRDRKTVLHKIRQILKPKGIFVLMSMCSPINRHSFANLYKNQKILGSVIYIEAKKYGKFQGLRTIQGKEYIPTRYIAHWKDILSELKKAGFPPMLFRYNNHTAKDPTGALNVVAIRK
- the purD gene encoding phosphoribosylamine--glycine ligase is translated as MKILVIGSGGREHALVWKISQSLLVQKIYCAPGNGGIGKQAECVDIKADDIDGLKNFALSKAIDLTVVGPEVALVKGIVDEFEKVGLKIFGPNKKASQLEGSKVFSKELMKKYQIPTAEFRVFEDSKEAISYMKSKEMPLVVKADGLAAGKGVIVCKTQGEAVDAVKKIMEDKIFGDAGKKVVIEECLEGEEASILAFTDGEHIKLLPTSQDHKRIYDDDKGPNTGGMGAYSPAPIVNENLLPIIRRDIIKKTIDGLRKEGIVYKGILYAGLMIKEGEIKVLEFNVRFGDPETQAILPRMGSDIIQPIMATIDGNLDDVDCQWKKESCVCVVLASGGYPLNYHKGKVIKVLDKIKDSENIMVFHAGTKKSDSGNIVTDGGRVLGVSALGMDIKEAIDNVYDAVNYISFENMCYRKDIGKKAFL
- a CDS encoding peptidylprolyl isomerase, which translates into the protein MKTLKLLFLIILFQIVFVLNGSAAIIDYIVATVDKEIITYSELKEKLAIVIEHYQKVYSGDDLENRLKQARESILNEIIEEKILLINAEKEKVKVTEEEIEKNIEEFKKEFSTPDEFYAGLKKEGLTLAEFKEKTKSRIKIGKFIRLNVFRDIRITEEEITNFYEENKPAFLMPEQVKISQILIKDESNNEAGKTIEEVFQKLKSGEGFSSLAKSYSEEPNASGGGDLGFVYIEQLQPQIRKALLELKVGEFTKPILTSAGYHIIKLEAKRLSQYAPILEVKDLIRKKLYDSKVSEVYRKWMESAKKNIEIAIFG
- a CDS encoding type II secretion system protein, encoding MKNEGFTLIELLVVVAIIGILAAVLLPALGRAREITVRTRCTNNLHQIMLINIIYANDNDQYLPGPSGISSGNASESDVKGGYLYTGGYLTNLDYWKCPSAQALYPNTQAGYPRAIDYTVSMPGYFVPYNQANSAGGLDGNGMMTFISSDEITPSRTRKITTFPGPSQTVVYAEENTGKVPSGCFGSTYTINDPTLCWEDVVEPRHIDNSTAGCLDGHVILIPCALSGCKAGECLYTQNCPKRIQLMPQYCPFSGWTAGGY
- a CDS encoding ribose-phosphate pyrophosphokinase, producing the protein MSDAEMLLFSGNANKKLAEEIAQYLDIPLSPMEITNFVDGEIFLKILENVRGTDAFVIQPTCPPVNDNIMELLFIIDALKRASARRITAVVPYYGYARQDRKTEPRVPISAKVIANILTVAGASRVLVIDLHVGQIQGFFDIPVDHLFAAPLMIDYIKRKRLSDLTILSPDTGGVERARAFAKRLEASLAIIDKRRPERNVAELMHIVGDIEGRNVVIVDDMIDTGGTIIQAAEAIKKSGAKDVYVCSTHGVFSKDALNNLQKSVLKEIIVTNTIPQNKESEYSKLQVLSIAPLLGEAIKRIHNESSVSSLFV